GAACAGACCAACATGCTGGCGCTTAACGCGACGATCGAGGCGGCGCGCGCGGGCGAGCAGGGGCGGGGCTTCGCCGTCGTGGCCCAGGAGGTCAAATCGCTCGCCGAGCAGACGGCTCGCGCCACTTCCGACGTGGCCGACCGGATCGCCCAGATTCAGCGCGCCTCGCAGGAGGCCAGCGCCTGCATCGGGAGCATGGCCGGGGCGACTCACGAGGTCAGTTCGATCGCGTCGAACATTGCGAATTCGGTCGGCTCGCAGGGCGACGCGACCCGCGAGATTGCGCGCAATGTCCAGGACGCTTCGAATCGCACCAAGGAACTCGCCCAGGTCATCGAAGAGGTGCGCTTGGCCTCGCGCCAGTCGGGCGATTCCGCCGAGCAGGTGCTGCAATCCGTCACCGATCTCACCCGCCAGACCGACGCCCTGCGCCGCGAATGCGACTCGTTCCTGGCGCGGGTTCGCGCGGCCTGACGGAAGCAGCGGAAGCGGAAGCGCGACCAATTTCAGGTCGCGCGTTTTTGGTTTTTCGGCGACATTTGCGGTTGGAATTTCGCGCCGGAGGCGCCCGCGATGCCTGCTCCGAAAAATCTCGCCAAGGTCGAGGGCCTGCTGCTCGATCTCGACGGCGTGGTCCATGTCCGCGACAAGCCCGTGCCCGGCTCGCTTGAGGCCATCGGCCGCCTGCGCGCCGCCAAAATCCCGTTCCGCTTCGTCACCAACACCACGCGCCGCCCGCGCCGCAAGATCGTCGAGGGCCTTTTCGCCCTCGGCCTCGTCGTGGCGGAAGACGAGCTTTTCACTCCGGCCAGCCTTACGCGCGACCTGCTTGGCAAGCGGGGCCGCGCGCCGCTTCTCGTCATCCATCCCGATCTGCGCGAAGATTTCGTCGGGGTCGCGGAGGGCGCCGACGCTGTGGTGATTGGCGACGCGGGCGAAAATTTCACCTATGACGCGCTCAACGGCGCATTTCGCGCGCTCAGTCACGGCGCGGAATTTTTCGCGCTCGCGCGCAACCGCAATTTCCTCGACGCCGACGGCGAATTGAGCCTCGACGTCGGCGGCTTCGTCGCTGCGCTGGAATACGCTTCCGCGCGCGAGGCGACGGTGATCGGCAAGCCGTCGCGGGAATTCTTTCACGCCGCCGTCGAGGCCCTGAACGTTCCGGAGCGGAATGTGTTGATGGTCGGGGACGACGCCGAGGCCGATGTCGGCGGCGCCATGGCGGCCGGCCTGCTCGGCGTCCTGGTGAAGACGGGAAAATACCGCGCCGGGCAGGAGAAAGGTCTCTTTACGCCGCCAACGCTCATCGCCGACGATCTCGCCGCGATCGTCGAGCTTCTGCTCGAGGAATAGCTCATGAGCATGGAGGGACCGACCATGGCGCCAGGGAAACCATGGATCGTTTCGGCGCCGCTGTTGCCGGCGGCGGCTTCAGAAACCTAAATCGTCCGGAGGCTGACGCCTTCCGGCGTCGCCTCGATCTTGCGGTAGAAGCATGACTTGCGTCCGGTGTGGCAGGCCTTGCCGTCGCCGCCTGCCTCGACCCGCAAAAGCAGCGCGTCCTGGTCGCAATCGGCGCGGATTTCGACCACTTTCTGGACCTGCCCCGAGGTGTCGCCCTTGCGCCAGAGTTCATTGCGGGAACGCGACCAATAATGGGCGACCCCGGTCTCGAGCGTCTTTTCCAGCGCCAGCGCGTTCATATAGGCCAGCATAAGGATTTCGCCGGTCGCAGCCTCGACCGTCACGCAGACGATGAGTCCGTGAGCGTCGAATTTCGGCGTGAAGGCCGCGCCTTCTTCGAGGATTTTCTTGTCGGCGGAGGGTGGGGGGAAGGGCATGGTTTTCGTTCGCGAAAGATGATTTTACCCCCTCTCCCGCTTGCGGGGAGAGGGGGCAGGGCGGTGCTTCAACGGCCGCGCACGAGGCTCAGGAAGCGGGCCTGTTCGGCGGGGTCGGTCTTGAAGGGGCCCGAGAACTGCATGGTGACGGTGAGCGCGCCGGGCTTGCGCACGCCGCGCATCGACATGCACATATGCTCGGCCTCGACCAGCACCGCCGCGCCGCGCGAATGGAGGCGCGCATCGAGGGCCGCCAGAATCTGCGCGGTCATCGCCTCCTGGGTCTGGAGGCGGCGGGCATAGACGTCCACCAGCCGGCCGAGCTTGGACAGCCCGAACACGCCGCCGTCCGGGTAATAGGCGATATGGGCTTTGCCGAAGAAGGGCGCCATATGGTGCTCGCAATGCGAGAAGAACGGGATGTCCCGCACCAGCACCATTTCCCCATAGCCCTCGACCTCCTCGAATACGGTGTCGAGAATGGGGCTGGGGTCCTGTTTGTAGCCGGCGAAAATTTCCTCATAGGCCTTGACGACGCGCGCAGGGGTGTCGCGCAGCCCTTCGCGGTCGGGATTGTCGCCGGCCCAGGCCAGCAGTGTTTTGACCGCGGCTTCCGCCTCTTCCCGGCTCGGACGCAGGAGCGTTTCTGCTTTGGGGGCCTTGGCCTTGATTGTCTTTACGCCCTCTTCGGGAGCCCGGGAGCGCGACTTGGCGGCGGCGCGGCGGCGCGGCCGGGCCAAAGCGGAGTGCACCAGATCGTCCAACAAACATCTCCCATGCGAGGGGACGGCAAGGCGAGCCTGCCGCGTCAGAAAAAACTCAGCGCGGCTTTCGGCGCCGCGGGCATCCGCGAGAGTCCGAAGATATGCGGCGCATTGAATAATATAGAACTTGGCCCGGCCATTTCCAGCGCTCTTATGAAATCCGCTTCGTGGCTTTTTTCAGCCAGGCGCGTTCGGCGGGATCGAGGAAAGGCGACAAGGCCGCGCGCACCCGTGCGTGATAGGCGTTGAGCCAGGCTTTTTCCTCGTTGGTCAGGAGCTTGGGCTCGACCAGGCGCAGGTCAATCGGGACGAGGGTCAGGGTTTCGAAACCGAGCATCTCGCGCTCGGCCCCGGCTATATTGCGCTTTTCGACCGCAACGAGATTTTCGATGCGGATGCCGAAGGCGCCTTCGCGATAATAGCCCGGCTCGTTGGAGAGGATCATGCCCGGCTCAAGCGCCGCGCCGCCGAGCTTGGAAATGCGCTGCGGCCCCTCATGCACCGAGAGATAGGAGCCGACGCCATGGCCCGTGCCGTGGTCGAAGTCGAGCCCGGCTTCCCATAGCGGACGGCGGGCGAAGGCGTCGATCTGCGCGCCGCTGGTCCCCTCGGGAAAGATTGCGCGGGCGATGGCGATATGGCCTTTGAGCACCAGTGTGTTGGCGCGCGACGCCGCTTTGCTGGCGCGCCCGACCGCAAGCGTCCGGGTGACGTCGGTGGTGCCGTCTGGATATTGCGCGCCGGAATCGACCAGATAGACGCCCTTGCCAATGCGGGCGTTGGATTTTTCGGTGACGCGGTAATGTGGCAACGCGGCATGGGAGCCGGCGGCGGAGATGGTGGGGAAGGAAATGTCGCGCAATTCCCCGCTTTCGCGCCGGAAAGTCTCCAGAGCCTGCGCCGCCGCGATTTCGGTCAGCCGGCCCCTCGGCGCCGTCTTGTCGAACCAGCATAAGAATCGCGCCATGGCGACCCCGTCGCGCAGATGGGCGGCCCGGGCGCCGGCGAGTTCCGCCGCGTTCTTGCGCGCCTTCATCAACGCGATGGGGTCGTTCCCGATTTCGGCCTGTCCGCCGGCT
This genomic interval from Candidatus Rhodoblastus alkanivorans contains the following:
- the folE gene encoding GTP cyclohydrolase I FolE, giving the protein MKAKAPKAETLLRPSREEAEAAVKTLLAWAGDNPDREGLRDTPARVVKAYEEIFAGYKQDPSPILDTVFEEVEGYGEMVLVRDIPFFSHCEHHMAPFFGKAHIAYYPDGGVFGLSKLGRLVDVYARRLQTQEAMTAQILAALDARLHSRGAAVLVEAEHMCMSMRGVRKPGALTVTMQFSGPFKTDPAEQARFLSLVRGR
- a CDS encoding aminopeptidase P family protein, whose protein sequence is MFDSHFQTYEEAADPSLGAPRLKMLRARLKAMKLDGFLIPRADAHQNEYVAPCEERLAWLTGFTGSAGFAIVLADKAAMFVDGRYTIQAREQVDAKAFALVPLGETPPSEWLAKNAKKGARIGYDPWLHTNGQIARFETAAKKAEARLVAVEENPLDLLWEDRPTPPRGRVVLHPQKHAGEAAAKKLKRVAEMLSADALLVSDPHALAWAFNLRGGDVAHTPIALGYALIPRRGKPRLFLDPEKLNSRTANALGKLAHLSPPDFLPDALKELGAKKQKVLFDAGTAPERLARLFTEAGGQAEIGNDPIALMKARKNAAELAGARAAHLRDGVAMARFLCWFDKTAPRGRLTEIAAAQALETFRRESGELRDISFPTISAAGSHAALPHYRVTEKSNARIGKGVYLVDSGAQYPDGTTDVTRTLAVGRASKAASRANTLVLKGHIAIARAIFPEGTSGAQIDAFARRPLWEAGLDFDHGTGHGVGSYLSVHEGPQRISKLGGAALEPGMILSNEPGYYREGAFGIRIENLVAVEKRNIAGAEREMLGFETLTLVPIDLRLVEPKLLTNEEKAWLNAYHARVRAALSPFLDPAERAWLKKATKRIS
- a CDS encoding TIGR01458 family HAD-type hydrolase is translated as MPAPKNLAKVEGLLLDLDGVVHVRDKPVPGSLEAIGRLRAAKIPFRFVTNTTRRPRRKIVEGLFALGLVVAEDELFTPASLTRDLLGKRGRAPLLVIHPDLREDFVGVAEGADAVVIGDAGENFTYDALNGAFRALSHGAEFFALARNRNFLDADGELSLDVGGFVAALEYASAREATVIGKPSREFFHAAVEALNVPERNVLMVGDDAEADVGGAMAAGLLGVLVKTGKYRAGQEKGLFTPPTLIADDLAAIVELLLEE
- the hisI gene encoding phosphoribosyl-AMP cyclohydrolase; protein product: MPFPPPSADKKILEEGAAFTPKFDAHGLIVCVTVEAATGEILMLAYMNALALEKTLETGVAHYWSRSRNELWRKGDTSGQVQKVVEIRADCDQDALLLRVEAGGDGKACHTGRKSCFYRKIEATPEGVSLRTI